One Dietzia sp. JS16-p6b genomic window carries:
- a CDS encoding branched-chain amino acid ABC transporter ATP-binding protein/permease codes for MPNTTSSFHRALLRKDALAFGIALVVVAVAIAPGLTGAPTTISTSQSVGMIIVAMVAAFGLNLLAGYAGLISLGQGAFVGIGAYVSAWAMLGLSLPWPLAMICAVAVSVGAGGLLSLAAARLTGPQVAMITLAFAVVVHRLFNELELFGRLAGYPNTSTHETSLLDPAEIGGVVLEPPLFAGTPPLLMILVGIIGVLAFVAYRNLAQSAWGRSLRAIATSEVVASHIGINPRRRKAAVFMVAAAFGGVAGTLQAQLQAHLQPESFTFTLSLSLIIMVILGGAGRLYGPVVGVIVLLTLEHSHAMHALVTFQQDYLSDSWFLSDEGLTGLLFILTLVFLPSGIVGGVRQLQNRLQRRRGESPEESASLDVSGDVASPVGGRAEDVDLSTHDGVMTLRDVTHSFAGLKAVDDMQLTLREGTIHALVGPNGAGKTTLVNLTTGVYPLQEGSSKTILNTEAAHLAPHEIYRLGVARTFQTPQLFHGETALVNVMAGLDATLGQAFVPTLLRLPGIRRLEAEAREKAMGLLEMLGIDEHADTFTGELPYGLQRSVELARAMASDPKILILDEPAAGLNPAETYQLGTTLKAIADTGVAILLVEHDMSLVVRVADEVTCMERGGLIYHGDAAGLQTNERVVAAYLGSGHVVIEGEKATDA; via the coding sequence CCCGGGATTGACCGGGGCTCCGACGACGATCTCCACGAGTCAGTCCGTGGGGATGATCATCGTCGCAATGGTGGCTGCGTTCGGTTTGAATCTCCTGGCCGGCTACGCGGGGCTCATCTCCCTGGGGCAGGGTGCCTTCGTCGGCATCGGGGCCTACGTCAGCGCATGGGCGATGCTCGGGCTCTCCCTTCCCTGGCCCCTCGCGATGATCTGCGCGGTCGCCGTGTCGGTGGGTGCGGGTGGGCTGCTGTCTCTGGCCGCCGCCCGCCTGACCGGTCCGCAGGTGGCCATGATCACGCTCGCCTTCGCAGTCGTCGTCCATCGGCTCTTCAACGAACTCGAGTTGTTCGGGCGACTCGCCGGGTACCCCAACACCTCTACTCACGAGACCTCGTTGCTGGATCCTGCCGAGATCGGCGGTGTCGTGCTGGAACCGCCCCTGTTCGCGGGAACGCCGCCACTGCTGATGATTCTGGTCGGGATCATCGGGGTGCTCGCGTTTGTCGCCTACCGGAACCTCGCGCAGTCAGCGTGGGGGCGGAGCCTCAGGGCCATCGCCACCAGCGAGGTCGTGGCCTCCCACATCGGGATCAACCCCCGTCGGCGGAAGGCCGCGGTCTTCATGGTCGCAGCAGCATTCGGTGGTGTGGCAGGCACGCTCCAAGCCCAACTCCAAGCGCACCTCCAGCCGGAGTCGTTCACGTTCACGCTGAGCCTGAGTCTGATCATCATGGTGATCCTGGGCGGAGCCGGCCGCCTCTATGGCCCCGTTGTCGGCGTGATCGTGCTGCTGACCCTTGAGCATTCGCATGCGATGCACGCCCTGGTCACGTTCCAACAGGACTACCTGAGCGACAGCTGGTTCCTGTCCGACGAGGGACTCACGGGTCTGCTGTTCATTCTCACCCTCGTGTTCCTGCCGTCGGGCATCGTCGGTGGTGTCCGCCAGCTTCAGAATCGGTTGCAGCGGCGCAGGGGCGAATCCCCGGAGGAGAGTGCGTCGCTCGACGTGTCCGGAGATGTCGCGAGCCCGGTGGGCGGTAGAGCCGAGGACGTCGACCTGTCGACCCATGACGGGGTGATGACTCTCCGGGACGTGACGCACAGCTTCGCCGGCCTCAAGGCCGTGGACGATATGCAACTCACGCTGAGGGAGGGGACGATCCACGCCCTGGTCGGCCCGAACGGTGCCGGCAAGACGACATTGGTCAATCTCACCACCGGTGTGTACCCGCTGCAGGAGGGGTCGAGCAAGACGATCCTGAACACCGAAGCAGCGCACCTGGCGCCTCACGAGATCTACCGCTTGGGCGTCGCGCGGACTTTCCAGACACCGCAGCTGTTCCACGGGGAGACGGCTCTGGTGAATGTGATGGCAGGCCTGGACGCCACACTGGGCCAGGCCTTTGTCCCCACCTTGCTCCGCCTGCCCGGCATCAGGCGTCTCGAAGCCGAGGCGCGGGAGAAAGCGATGGGCCTGCTCGAGATGCTCGGCATCGACGAACACGCGGACACCTTCACCGGTGAGCTCCCCTACGGCCTCCAGCGGTCGGTCGAACTGGCGCGTGCGATGGCGAGCGACCCGAAGATCCTGATTCTGGATGAGCCGGCCGCGGGCCTCAACCCCGCAGAAACCTACCAACTCGGCACGACGCTCAAGGCCATCGCCGACACGGGAGTGGCGATTCTCCTGGTCGAGCACGACATGAGCCTGGTCGTTCGCGTCGCCGACGAGGTCACCTGTATGGAACGGGGCGGGCTGATCTACCACGGTGACGCGGCCGGCCTGCAGACGAATGAACGAGTGGTGGCGGCCTACCTGGGTAGCGGCCACGTCGTGATCGAGGGAGAGAAGGCGACAGATGCTTGA